The Novipirellula artificiosorum genome contains a region encoding:
- a CDS encoding PAS domain-containing protein: MNHSPSERDVLVLRTPFELSQSILDKVSDIIWSSTLDGQRLIYLNPAAEKAFGISANQTPDASHRDRRIHPEDRILVGRSLASVVQEKTLRHEYRVTDEHGKTTWLDEQLTVAVNPVGEPIRIDAIAQVISLRESSHLSQKESEALESFSDHQRLREQVQVCVICKDRAGKITYANEQFCESMHASLDELMGKTDFDLFPADLAKVYSENDQAVMQSGKPEHVVEEHQKADGCRSYVEVLKLPTFDADDQMNGLQAIYWDVTQSKRNQLELEQSQFLMDTLLDNVPDAVYFKDKRSRFLRVSRALAKLFELDNTAAVIGKSDADFFGIEHAQQALADERQIIESGEPIVGKVEQETWPDREDTWVSSTKMPLRDPSGEIIGTFGVSRDVTKQIRAELELARERDLLKTITNNIPDLIYVKDRYGRYITGNTALLRLLGLESLDQLVSKTDYDFNPPELACNFVADDQGVVRSGEPLLDQEESSQHADGSPIWLLTTKVPLRNKEGEVVGIVGIGRDITARKIATVELLRAKEAADAANRAKSDFLANMSHEIRTPMNAIIGMTELLLDTKLDVSQRNYLKMVQESGDALLSIINDVLDFSKIEAGMLDIDSIPFDLRENLGDTMKTLAVRAHSKGLEIAFRVAPDIPAFVVGDPGRLRQVVINLVGNAIKFTERGEVVVDVELQSRSEQEMELLVGVRDTGIGIPPDKCKTIFNEFEQADSSTTRRFGGTGLGLAISSRLVQMMGGTIWVESTVGIGSRFKFTIELEQAPDNVETNNLRGAVVVGGTRVLVVDDNETNRLILHEMLSNWGMKPTLASGTEEAIAKLEAASQDQTPFGLTIADVNMPDLDGFDFAEKVRERKTASEMPIIMLTSGGRPGDKQRRDELKIADRLMKPVKQSELFDSVVRALGVTVCEDDPTHHSHDHYGLDELEVLLAEDNVVNQKLAVGVLRKHGHQVTIANNGKEAIEWLAKKEFDLVLMDVQMPEMDGLEATKAIRNAEKETGKHMPIIAMTAHAMKGDREGCIDAGMDEYVPKPIRMAMLFEKIAGVLSKTPQKRQPVAAEEQGDCHAESAEEPEDCQPESMAPPNAKAIETDPNRETSREPESAESAKMIDWQRLNQTVGEDRELTVELFQAFSEESKTLRKNVADAINHRDPAALKSNAHTLKGAALAIGATQVAETTAKLEQYNLDEDIDAAEEDLAYLADAIDQTLFETDQFIQQSSS; encoded by the coding sequence ATGAATCACTCTCCGTCCGAACGAGACGTCTTAGTTCTGCGGACACCGTTCGAGCTTTCGCAATCGATACTCGATAAAGTATCGGACATCATTTGGTCGTCGACCCTTGACGGGCAGCGGTTGATCTACTTGAACCCAGCAGCCGAAAAGGCGTTTGGAATCTCGGCGAACCAAACGCCCGATGCGTCCCATCGCGACCGGCGTATCCACCCAGAAGACCGCATCTTGGTGGGGCGAAGTTTGGCAAGCGTTGTTCAAGAGAAGACACTCCGGCACGAGTATCGGGTGACGGACGAGCATGGAAAAACAACGTGGTTAGACGAGCAGTTGACCGTTGCAGTCAATCCCGTGGGAGAACCGATTCGAATCGACGCGATCGCGCAAGTGATTTCGCTCCGCGAATCATCTCACCTAAGCCAAAAGGAATCCGAGGCACTCGAATCCTTTAGCGATCACCAACGGCTTCGCGAGCAAGTCCAGGTTTGCGTCATCTGTAAGGATCGGGCCGGCAAGATCACCTACGCGAACGAACAGTTCTGTGAATCGATGCACGCGTCACTCGACGAGTTGATGGGCAAAACCGATTTTGACCTTTTTCCCGCAGATCTCGCCAAGGTCTATTCCGAAAATGATCAGGCGGTCATGCAAAGTGGCAAGCCAGAACACGTCGTCGAAGAACATCAAAAAGCGGACGGCTGTCGTTCCTATGTCGAAGTCCTCAAGCTTCCGACGTTCGACGCCGACGATCAAATGAATGGGCTTCAGGCGATCTATTGGGATGTGACGCAGTCGAAACGCAATCAGTTGGAGTTGGAACAGTCCCAGTTTCTAATGGACACGTTGTTGGACAACGTGCCCGACGCAGTCTATTTCAAAGACAAACGTAGTCGCTTTTTACGAGTCAGCCGGGCGCTCGCGAAGCTGTTTGAATTGGACAATACGGCGGCTGTGATCGGCAAATCGGACGCCGACTTTTTTGGGATCGAACATGCGCAACAAGCGCTTGCAGATGAGCGGCAGATCATTGAGTCTGGGGAACCCATTGTCGGCAAAGTTGAGCAGGAGACCTGGCCCGACCGTGAGGACACTTGGGTTTCGAGCACCAAGATGCCACTTCGCGATCCCTCGGGTGAAATCATCGGTACGTTTGGTGTTTCAAGAGACGTGACGAAGCAGATTCGTGCGGAATTGGAATTGGCGCGAGAGCGGGATCTGCTCAAGACCATCACCAACAACATTCCGGATTTGATTTACGTCAAGGATCGCTATGGTCGCTATATCACCGGCAACACGGCACTTTTAAGACTGTTAGGACTTGAATCATTAGACCAACTCGTTAGCAAAACCGACTATGATTTCAATCCACCTGAATTGGCCTGCAACTTTGTCGCCGATGACCAAGGAGTGGTGCGTTCGGGTGAGCCCTTGTTGGATCAAGAGGAATCGTCTCAGCACGCCGATGGCAGCCCGATTTGGTTGTTAACCACCAAAGTCCCGCTGCGCAATAAAGAGGGCGAAGTCGTCGGGATCGTTGGCATTGGGCGAGACATCACGGCTCGCAAAATCGCAACGGTCGAGCTGCTGAGGGCGAAAGAAGCTGCGGATGCTGCCAATCGAGCCAAAAGCGATTTCCTGGCAAACATGAGTCATGAGATTCGCACGCCGATGAATGCCATCATTGGCATGACCGAACTGCTGCTCGATACGAAGCTCGATGTCTCGCAACGCAACTACTTGAAAATGGTTCAAGAGTCAGGCGATGCACTGCTTTCCATCATCAACGATGTCTTGGACTTCTCCAAGATCGAAGCTGGCATGCTGGACATCGACAGCATCCCGTTCGATCTGCGGGAAAACTTGGGCGACACGATGAAGACGCTCGCCGTCCGGGCCCATTCGAAGGGGTTGGAAATTGCCTTTCGCGTTGCCCCGGATATCCCTGCGTTCGTCGTCGGCGATCCTGGCCGACTGCGTCAGGTGGTGATCAATCTGGTGGGAAATGCCATCAAGTTTACCGAGCGAGGAGAAGTGGTTGTCGACGTTGAGTTGCAATCACGGTCGGAACAAGAAATGGAGTTGTTGGTCGGAGTCCGCGACACGGGAATCGGGATTCCTCCCGATAAGTGTAAGACGATCTTCAATGAATTCGAACAGGCCGATTCGTCAACGACGCGACGGTTTGGCGGGACGGGCCTGGGGCTGGCGATTTCGTCACGGTTGGTGCAGATGATGGGGGGAACCATTTGGGTTGAAAGCACAGTCGGTATTGGAAGCCGTTTCAAATTCACGATTGAATTGGAACAGGCACCCGACAACGTCGAAACGAACAACCTTCGCGGCGCGGTTGTGGTTGGCGGAACGCGTGTCTTGGTGGTGGATGACAATGAAACGAATCGGTTGATCCTTCACGAAATGCTAAGCAATTGGGGAATGAAACCGACGTTAGCAAGCGGTACCGAGGAAGCGATCGCAAAACTTGAAGCTGCCAGCCAGGATCAGACGCCATTCGGATTGACGATCGCCGACGTGAACATGCCCGATCTTGATGGTTTCGACTTTGCCGAGAAAGTCCGCGAGCGCAAGACAGCCTCCGAGATGCCCATCATTATGCTCACCTCGGGAGGCCGTCCTGGCGACAAACAACGTCGCGACGAACTCAAAATCGCAGATCGCTTGATGAAACCCGTCAAGCAATCAGAGTTGTTCGATTCGGTCGTGCGCGCTTTGGGTGTAACGGTTTGCGAAGACGATCCGACTCACCATTCCCATGACCACTATGGCTTGGACGAATTGGAGGTGCTACTTGCCGAAGATAACGTCGTCAACCAGAAATTGGCCGTTGGGGTTCTGCGCAAACATGGGCATCAGGTGACCATTGCAAACAATGGAAAAGAGGCGATCGAGTGGTTGGCCAAGAAGGAATTTGATCTGGTGTTGATGGACGTACAAATGCCCGAAATGGACGGCCTCGAGGCGACCAAGGCCATTCGAAACGCAGAAAAAGAGACGGGAAAGCATATGCCGATCATCGCGATGACCGCACATGCCATGAAAGGTGACCGCGAAGGGTGTATCGACGCGGGAATGGACGAGTATGTCCCAAAGCCCATTCGGATGGCGATGCTGTTTGAGAAAATCGCCGGCGTGTTGTCCAAAACACCCCAAAAGCGACAACCTGTCGCAGCGGAAGAGCAAGGGGATTGCCATGCCGAGTCAGCGGAAGAGCCAGAGGATTGCCAGCCCGAGTCAATGGCTCCCCCCAACGCCAAGGCGATCGAGACAGACCCGAACCGGGAAACGTCACGCGAGCCGGAGTCGGCCGAATCGGCAAAGATGATCGACTGGCAACGATTAAATCAGACGGTAGGGGAAGACCGGGAATTGACCGTTGAACTGTTTCAGGCTTTTTCGGAAGAAAGCAAGACGCTTCGGAAAAACGTTGCAGACGCGATCAATCATCGGGATCCGGCCGCTTTGAAGTCGAATGCTCACACGCTCAAAGGAGCGGCACTCGCGATTGGGGCGACCCAAGTCGCTGAAACGACTGCGAAATTGGAACAATACAATCTTGACGAAGATATCGACGCAGCAGAAGAGGATTTGGCCTATTTGGCCGATGCCATTGATCAAACCCTCTTCGAGACGGACCAATTTATTCAGCAATCATCGAGCTGA
- a CDS encoding ATP-binding response regulator, which produces MARVLLAEDSPTQVVMLKALLEEDSHEVEVAADGAIALDMIEKDIPDIVVTDMQMPNLDGLGLVQQLQRRQSPVPVILIAAEGSEKLAYQALKVGAACYLPKSAVDDSLLDSIDRVLSLMETEMSYKNLIEHLDYNEYQFTLDSKPALIDPLVNLMQQVAGGLHLCDDVERARIGMAVQQALLNAMFHGNLELSRQQMLDDEEIAVEGEASLVESRLNESPYADRKIHFRANLGLHRLEFIIRDEGNGFDTSELPSAEEAEDLDIEGGRGLVMIRSFMDEVSFNEKGNEITMVKRTNDSAE; this is translated from the coding sequence ATGGCGCGGGTATTGTTGGCAGAAGATAGTCCGACGCAAGTCGTGATGCTCAAGGCACTGCTTGAAGAAGACTCACACGAAGTGGAAGTTGCAGCCGACGGCGCGATCGCGCTGGATATGATTGAAAAAGACATCCCAGACATCGTCGTGACCGACATGCAAATGCCAAATCTCGATGGACTCGGGTTGGTTCAGCAATTGCAGAGGCGACAGTCGCCGGTTCCTGTGATTCTGATTGCCGCTGAGGGGAGTGAGAAATTGGCCTATCAGGCACTGAAGGTCGGTGCGGCATGCTATTTGCCAAAATCTGCGGTGGATGATTCGCTGCTTGATTCGATCGATCGGGTTCTCAGCCTGATGGAAACCGAAATGAGCTACAAGAATCTGATTGAACACCTCGATTACAACGAATACCAGTTTACGCTCGACAGCAAGCCAGCCTTGATCGACCCGCTCGTCAATCTGATGCAACAAGTCGCAGGCGGTCTGCATCTGTGCGACGATGTCGAACGGGCCCGTATTGGGATGGCGGTGCAACAAGCGCTTTTGAACGCAATGTTTCATGGCAACTTGGAATTGTCACGCCAGCAAATGCTTGACGACGAGGAAATCGCTGTTGAAGGTGAGGCCTCGCTCGTCGAAAGTCGCCTGAACGAATCGCCTTACGCCGACCGGAAGATTCACTTCCGTGCCAACCTTGGCTTGCACCGGCTTGAGTTCATCATTCGTGACGAAGGCAATGGATTTGATACGTCCGAGTTGCCTTCGGCCGAAGAAGCAGAAGACTTGGACATTGAGGGCGGTCGAGGCTTGGTCATGATCCGCTCGTTTATGGATGAAGTCTCGTTCAATGAAAAAGGGAACGAGATTACGATGGTGAAACGGACAAACGATTCGGCTGAGTGA
- a CDS encoding RluA family pseudouridine synthase, with protein sequence MAVKTLSTTIAADSAGRVDLAVRDLVELSRSQVRGLVDHGCVTVNGVLCKNIGATVDAGDVVSVRFDPHQRYHEKKKTWEDRTFSVLYEDETLIVVDKSAGSLTVPTDNNEKNTLVERVSVYLSHSRGEREAWVVHRLDREVSGLLVFGKRKDIADALIEQFKQRKPERLYVAIVAGVMDRDEGQFRAHLATGNNLDRYITRPSADTEEAITHFRVLRRLRDTTLVELQLETGKRNQIRVQLADVGHPVLGDPRYQSRKAQHPKWIRKRIALHAKSLAFVHPASGETVTFESPLPSAMQKFVAGNR encoded by the coding sequence ATGGCAGTCAAAACACTTTCTACCACCATCGCAGCCGATTCCGCTGGCCGTGTCGACTTGGCGGTTCGCGATCTGGTCGAACTCTCTCGCAGCCAGGTCCGCGGTTTGGTGGATCATGGATGTGTCACCGTGAACGGAGTCCTTTGCAAGAACATTGGAGCCACGGTCGACGCCGGTGATGTCGTTTCGGTCCGCTTTGACCCGCATCAACGTTACCACGAAAAAAAGAAAACGTGGGAAGACCGAACCTTTAGCGTTCTGTACGAAGACGAAACCTTGATCGTCGTTGACAAATCAGCGGGTTCGTTAACGGTCCCCACCGATAACAACGAAAAAAACACACTGGTCGAGCGTGTGTCGGTCTACCTGAGCCATTCGCGGGGTGAGCGAGAAGCGTGGGTCGTCCATCGATTAGATCGAGAGGTCAGCGGATTGTTGGTGTTTGGAAAGCGAAAGGATATCGCCGATGCCTTGATCGAGCAGTTCAAGCAGCGAAAACCCGAACGGCTGTATGTGGCGATCGTCGCTGGCGTGATGGATCGCGACGAAGGGCAATTTCGGGCCCATCTGGCAACCGGCAATAACCTCGACCGTTACATTACGCGTCCTTCGGCCGATACCGAGGAAGCGATCACCCACTTTCGCGTGTTGAGGCGACTTCGCGATACCACCTTGGTGGAACTGCAACTGGAAACAGGCAAACGAAATCAAATTCGTGTTCAGCTGGCGGACGTGGGGCATCCGGTCTTGGGCGATCCGCGCTACCAATCACGCAAGGCCCAGCACCCAAAGTGGATTCGCAAGCGAATTGCCCTGCACGCCAAATCGCTAGCGTTCGTTCATCCGGCCAGCGGCGAAACCGTCACCTTTGAATCGCCACTTCCCTCGGCCATGCAGAAGTTTGTCGCTGGAAATCGATAG
- a CDS encoding sulfatase-like hydrolase/transferase has translation MPRRTTCWALLSLLPFAAMTPAVGADRLNVLLICIDDLKPNLGCFGDPVAVTPNIDRLADRGVRFDAAYCNQAVCSPSRNSLMTGRRPQSIGVYDLPTHFRLAAPDVVTFSQHFVNQGYHAQGLGKIYHTGHGNKDDRNSWSRNSWRPKAPSYVTAESLDQIRVDKQGKKRGPATEAADVEDAVYGDGQIALEAIQRIEEIARQPDQPFFLAVGFLKPHLPFVAPQKYWDLYNAETLPMPKILSAPEGAPDYARTGSGELFSYSDMADKTEIDSATTRHLIHGYYAATSYTDAQIGKVLDALDQQQLTDKTLVVLWGDHGWHLGDHAMWCKHTNYEQAARIPVIVSVPGCPQGAATNALIETVDLYPTVADLAGIEMPIGLDGITLAAVVRDPKAEGREFVTHVYPRRDRLGRAIRNQRYRMVEWKRPGDAPDSADIELYDYQSDPLETKNLAEQFPDVVASMRKQLARQPEAKPQWKSVKDSSEAKAKQAVRAKAFKKRDSDGDGFLTMDEFLINQPDPSQAPKRFPLFDRDGNGKLTAEEYINAGAS, from the coding sequence ATGCCACGCCGCACTACCTGCTGGGCCCTTCTCAGCCTGCTTCCGTTTGCTGCAATGACGCCGGCCGTTGGCGCAGACCGCCTCAACGTCCTGCTCATTTGCATCGATGACCTGAAACCCAACCTCGGCTGCTTCGGTGATCCCGTCGCGGTGACCCCGAATATCGACCGGTTGGCCGACCGTGGCGTGCGCTTTGATGCGGCCTATTGCAACCAAGCGGTATGCTCGCCAAGCCGAAACTCGTTGATGACCGGACGGAGACCTCAAAGCATTGGGGTTTATGACCTGCCAACTCACTTTCGATTGGCGGCTCCCGATGTCGTCACGTTCAGTCAGCACTTTGTCAATCAAGGTTATCACGCGCAGGGTTTAGGGAAAATCTATCACACCGGCCATGGCAATAAGGATGACCGCAATTCATGGAGTCGCAATTCGTGGAGGCCGAAAGCTCCCAGCTATGTCACCGCAGAGAGTCTCGATCAGATACGCGTTGACAAACAGGGCAAAAAACGAGGCCCCGCGACGGAGGCGGCAGACGTGGAGGATGCGGTCTATGGTGATGGACAGATCGCATTGGAAGCCATCCAACGCATCGAGGAAATCGCTCGGCAACCGGATCAACCCTTCTTCTTAGCCGTCGGTTTCTTGAAGCCGCATCTGCCGTTCGTCGCTCCACAAAAATACTGGGATCTCTACAACGCGGAAACGTTACCGATGCCGAAAATCCTTTCTGCGCCGGAGGGAGCCCCCGACTATGCGCGGACCGGCAGCGGTGAGTTGTTTAGCTACTCGGACATGGCGGACAAGACAGAAATCGACTCCGCTACGACCCGGCATCTGATTCACGGTTACTACGCTGCGACCAGCTACACCGATGCGCAAATCGGTAAAGTGCTCGACGCTCTGGATCAGCAACAACTTACCGACAAGACCCTCGTCGTGCTGTGGGGGGATCATGGTTGGCACCTCGGTGACCATGCGATGTGGTGCAAGCACACGAATTACGAACAAGCAGCGCGGATCCCCGTCATCGTCTCTGTACCGGGATGCCCACAGGGAGCCGCCACCAACGCCTTGATTGAAACCGTCGACCTGTATCCCACCGTTGCGGACTTAGCCGGCATCGAGATGCCCATTGGATTGGATGGAATCACCCTGGCAGCGGTCGTGCGCGACCCAAAGGCTGAGGGTCGTGAGTTCGTGACACACGTCTATCCTCGACGGGATCGACTTGGCCGAGCGATTCGCAATCAACGCTACCGAATGGTCGAATGGAAGCGACCGGGCGATGCACCCGATTCGGCTGACATCGAACTCTACGACTACCAAAGTGATCCGCTGGAAACCAAGAATCTTGCGGAGCAGTTTCCCGATGTCGTCGCGTCGATGCGAAAACAGCTTGCTCGTCAACCCGAAGCAAAGCCGCAATGGAAAAGTGTGAAGGACTCCTCAGAAGCAAAGGCTAAGCAAGCGGTTCGTGCCAAAGCATTCAAAAAACGTGATTCGGATGGCGACGGATTCTTGACGATGGACGAGTTTCTCATAAACCAACCCGATCCCTCGCAGGCTCCGAAACGCTTTCCCCTGTTCGATCGTGACGGGAATGGTAAGTTAACGGCTGAGGAATACATCAACGCTGGCGCATCGTAG
- a CDS encoding cation:dicarboxylate symporter family transporter — protein sequence MDERTSRQTKLSHKPRKGHGIALALVLGGVCGILFGEGCEILKPIGDAYIGLLQMTVLPYLVLSLISKTARLDAVRASKLAVAAIGVLLGFWLIAMVLIVLVSAMLPPVEGASFYSPEQDAAQQSFDFNTTFIPTNVFRAISNEYVPAIVVFCLFLGIALMRVPGKEKLVDLMEILNAGIGRINSFLVRLAPLGLFALSAAASGTIRLDEFSRLQAYLILFTLACVIAAFAALPLLLSGISDIPYRKVLRAAEEPMLTAIAVGKLFVVLPQIAEKCEQLLAEQMKTSEMDASEDGSTASVMVPLAYPFPHIGKILSCIFVSFAAWYVGRDLSLGQTAMMAAAGTVSGFASPLVTIPALLQMFELPQDLMALFILPGFITTRLADVVGVMHLMTLTIIVTLIVSRRIHVRWGRLGASALAIMLCLGMAGFASRLYLKTTAVEYDLDKRLLALEISSDFEDFTVYRMGDTIPSRPGGHQSTLERIRSEKVLRVGYHPEHMPYSFFNSDGELVGMDIELVYQLAEWLKVRLEFVPCNRQSVIERLEAGDVDLVVGGLMMTPERLLRVGFTKPYQSVTLSIVLPDHQSHGFQDWNAPHREKTLRLGAIHVNIAEEARLRLDHVQTTVLDSIASYFRGEHPDLDGLILGVDEAIAWNVLYPDHAVVVPKPVIRRPVGMAVRSSDTEWLRLLDRWLDFETHDGAVERLNTYWVKGGGTETRPPRWCVMRDLLGWIE from the coding sequence TTGGACGAACGCACTTCGCGGCAAACGAAACTAAGCCATAAGCCACGAAAGGGGCATGGGATCGCTCTTGCCTTAGTACTTGGTGGCGTCTGCGGCATTTTATTTGGCGAAGGCTGCGAGATTCTGAAGCCGATTGGCGACGCCTACATTGGCTTGCTGCAAATGACGGTGTTGCCCTACCTGGTACTTTCGCTGATTTCGAAGACGGCACGACTCGATGCCGTTCGGGCGAGCAAGTTGGCAGTCGCAGCAATTGGCGTTTTGTTAGGCTTTTGGCTCATCGCGATGGTTCTGATCGTGCTGGTCTCAGCGATGCTACCACCGGTGGAGGGCGCTTCGTTCTACAGCCCCGAACAAGATGCAGCGCAGCAATCGTTCGATTTCAACACCACGTTCATTCCGACCAACGTCTTTCGAGCGATCAGCAACGAATACGTTCCGGCCATCGTTGTCTTTTGTTTGTTCCTGGGGATCGCCCTAATGCGGGTACCTGGAAAGGAGAAATTGGTCGATTTGATGGAAATACTTAACGCGGGGATTGGCCGAATCAACTCGTTTCTTGTCCGTCTCGCTCCGTTAGGACTGTTTGCACTCTCTGCGGCCGCATCGGGAACGATCCGCTTGGATGAGTTTTCTCGGCTTCAAGCCTACCTGATTCTGTTCACCTTGGCCTGCGTGATCGCCGCGTTCGCTGCGTTGCCTCTGCTGCTCAGCGGGATCTCGGACATCCCCTATCGAAAGGTACTGCGAGCGGCCGAGGAGCCGATGCTAACCGCGATCGCCGTAGGAAAACTGTTCGTCGTCTTGCCTCAGATTGCCGAGAAATGTGAACAGTTGCTGGCTGAACAAATGAAGACGTCCGAGATGGATGCGAGCGAAGATGGATCGACCGCCAGTGTCATGGTTCCGCTGGCCTACCCGTTTCCTCACATCGGCAAAATACTATCGTGCATCTTCGTTTCCTTCGCTGCCTGGTATGTTGGCCGCGATCTGTCCCTGGGCCAAACTGCTATGATGGCCGCGGCAGGAACCGTTTCGGGTTTTGCGAGTCCGCTTGTGACGATTCCGGCGCTGTTGCAAATGTTTGAATTACCGCAAGACCTGATGGCGTTGTTCATTCTGCCCGGTTTCATCACCACGCGATTGGCTGATGTTGTGGGTGTGATGCACTTGATGACCTTAACGATCATTGTAACGCTGATTGTCAGTCGTCGCATTCACGTGCGTTGGGGAAGGCTTGGGGCATCAGCGCTCGCGATCATGCTCTGCTTGGGAATGGCGGGATTCGCCAGCCGATTGTACCTGAAGACCACTGCCGTGGAGTACGATTTAGATAAGCGACTTCTCGCATTAGAAATTTCAAGTGATTTTGAAGACTTCACCGTCTATCGAATGGGGGACACGATTCCTTCGCGACCCGGCGGTCATCAGTCGACGCTCGAGCGAATCAGGTCCGAAAAGGTGTTACGTGTCGGTTACCACCCCGAACACATGCCCTACTCGTTTTTCAATAGTGACGGCGAGTTAGTTGGTATGGATATCGAATTGGTTTACCAGCTCGCGGAGTGGTTGAAGGTTCGCTTAGAATTTGTGCCCTGCAACCGCCAATCGGTGATCGAGCGGTTGGAAGCGGGCGACGTGGATTTAGTGGTCGGTGGTTTGATGATGACTCCCGAACGCCTGCTTCGCGTTGGATTCACTAAGCCCTATCAATCCGTGACACTCTCGATTGTCCTGCCCGACCACCAGAGCCATGGGTTTCAGGATTGGAATGCCCCGCATCGTGAAAAGACGTTACGACTTGGCGCGATTCATGTGAACATTGCGGAGGAAGCAAGACTTCGCCTCGATCATGTTCAGACGACGGTACTTGATTCGATCGCGTCTTATTTCCGCGGCGAGCACCCTGACTTGGATGGCTTGATTCTTGGAGTCGACGAAGCGATCGCCTGGAATGTGCTGTACCCCGATCATGCCGTGGTCGTTCCGAAGCCTGTGATTCGTCGACCGGTCGGGATGGCGGTGCGATCGTCGGACACCGAGTGGCTCCGTTTGCTCGATCGCTGGCTCGATTTCGAAACCCACGACGGAGCCGTCGAGCGTCTCAATACCTACTGGGTCAAAGGTGGCGGAACCGAAACGCGGCCACCCAGGTGGTGCGTGATGCGTGATTTGCTCGGTTGGATCGAGTGA